In Streptomyces sp. NBC_00569, a single genomic region encodes these proteins:
- a CDS encoding APC family permease — protein sequence MATSPDTTSEAAPDSSQEKGLRTGALGMTTSLILSVASAAPAYSLAATLAFIVAFVGFQAPSIVVLAFVPILFVSFGYAALNRQEPDCGTIFTWATRVLGPRVGFMGGWAIITSFTLVMASLAQVAGQYVFILFGAKGIGSDPSSPWVLLVGLGWIALMTAVCYRGIEVAAAVQRALLFLEFAMLAAFSVVALVRVYTGNAGAGARHPHWSWLNPFEISSPSAFVSGLVLMLFIYWGWETALTVNEETTDRHRTPGVAAVSSTVMLLVLYLVATVATLAFAGIGTTGAGLGNPDNFGDVFSAIGKAVFGDSGLGSFLWHLLVLMVLSSAAASTETTVLSLGRTLLAMGGRGAAPRIFAKVHPRYSIPQFSTIATGAAGAVCYVVMNFLSHGQVIGDAVSSCGLMIAFYYGLTGLTSAWAHRTEWRHSAADFWLRLTLPAIGGLTLVAAGLWSLKNDWDPANSYTSWTLPFAPHWRIGGVFVIGVGTLLLGYLLMLAYGRIAPRFFTGTPQETEAVAGQRPPHERIPQ from the coding sequence ATGGCAACGTCACCTGACACCACTTCGGAAGCCGCACCCGACAGCTCGCAGGAAAAGGGCCTGCGCACCGGTGCCCTCGGCATGACCACGAGCCTGATCCTCTCGGTGGCATCCGCCGCCCCCGCCTACAGCCTCGCCGCGACGCTCGCGTTCATCGTCGCCTTCGTCGGATTCCAGGCGCCGTCGATCGTCGTGCTCGCATTCGTCCCGATCCTGTTCGTCTCCTTCGGCTACGCCGCCCTCAACCGCCAGGAGCCGGACTGCGGAACCATCTTCACCTGGGCCACCCGCGTCCTCGGACCGCGCGTCGGCTTCATGGGCGGCTGGGCCATCATCACCTCGTTCACCCTCGTGATGGCCAGCCTGGCCCAGGTCGCCGGCCAGTACGTGTTCATCCTCTTCGGCGCGAAAGGCATCGGGTCCGACCCGTCCAGCCCCTGGGTCCTCCTGGTAGGACTCGGCTGGATCGCCCTCATGACGGCGGTCTGCTACCGCGGCATCGAGGTGGCCGCCGCCGTCCAACGCGCCCTGCTCTTCCTCGAGTTCGCCATGCTCGCGGCCTTCTCGGTGGTCGCCCTCGTACGCGTCTACACCGGGAACGCCGGCGCCGGCGCACGGCATCCGCACTGGTCCTGGCTCAACCCGTTCGAGATCTCCTCACCGAGCGCATTCGTCAGCGGCCTCGTCCTCATGTTGTTCATCTACTGGGGCTGGGAGACCGCGCTCACCGTCAACGAAGAGACCACCGACCGGCACCGGACACCCGGCGTCGCCGCCGTCTCCTCCACGGTCATGCTGCTCGTCCTCTACCTCGTCGCCACCGTGGCGACCCTGGCCTTCGCCGGCATCGGCACGACCGGCGCGGGGCTCGGCAACCCCGACAACTTCGGTGACGTCTTCTCCGCCATCGGCAAGGCCGTCTTCGGCGACAGCGGCCTCGGCTCCTTCCTGTGGCATCTACTCGTCCTGATGGTGCTGTCCTCCGCCGCCGCGTCCACCGAGACGACCGTGCTCTCCCTGGGGCGCACGCTCCTGGCCATGGGCGGCCGCGGAGCCGCGCCGCGCATCTTCGCCAAGGTCCACCCGCGCTACTCGATCCCGCAGTTCAGCACCATCGCCACCGGAGCCGCCGGAGCGGTCTGCTACGTCGTCATGAACTTCCTGAGCCACGGCCAGGTCATCGGCGACGCCGTCTCCTCCTGCGGGCTCATGATCGCGTTCTACTACGGCCTCACGGGTCTCACCTCGGCCTGGGCCCACCGCACCGAGTGGCGACACAGCGCCGCCGACTTCTGGCTGCGCCTCACCCTGCCCGCGATCGGCGGCCTGACCCTTGTCGCGGCCGGGCTGTGGAGCCTGAAGAACGACTGGGACCCGGCGAACAGCTACACGTCCTGGACCCTCCCCTTCGCGCCCCACTGGCGCATCGGCGGAGTCTTCGTCATCGGAGTCGGGACGCTCCTCCTCGGCTACCTGCTGATGCTGGCGTACGGGCGCATCGCACCACGGTTCTTCACCGGCACACCCCAGGAGACCGAGGCCGTCGCCGGACAACGGCCCCCGCACGAGCGCATCCCTCAGTGA
- a CDS encoding flavin monoamine oxidase family protein — MWEQTEMDLVESEVVVVGGGYAGLAAALRLHDAGVDFTLVEAADRVGGRVLTEIRADGVTLDHGGQWVGPTQTHLLALADRFGCATFPTWETGKHVEVWHDGGTVPYLGAAPADGPGIAEYTRVSEVLDELARTVDTQQPWRTRRFTEWDAQTAESFFRAQTDDPDARRRLALAVQGLWCAEPYEISLFHVLFYIAAAGGYEQLMETRGCAQDSRFVTGAAGPARAVADLLGGRVRLGEQVQSIEYDEGGVRVRTASTVFEARRAIVALPPQAVRTIRFTPGLPVSRDGWLSHSPMGRVAKVHAVYDDPFWRSAGLSGVATLYDDGPVGVVFDNSPDDASRGVLVGFVYGDRVSDWNDLDDARRRAAVLASFTTVVGERAARPLDYTEKVWSRDTFARGGYEAYVTPGGWTGYGRRGWREPTGTVHWAGTETASVWNGYIDGAISSGLRAADEVVSALSSQAEG; from the coding sequence ATGTGGGAACAGACCGAAATGGACCTGGTCGAATCCGAGGTGGTCGTCGTGGGTGGCGGCTACGCGGGGCTGGCCGCAGCTCTTCGACTCCACGACGCGGGCGTCGACTTCACACTCGTCGAAGCCGCCGACCGGGTGGGTGGCCGCGTGCTCACCGAGATCCGGGCCGACGGCGTGACACTCGATCACGGCGGCCAGTGGGTCGGCCCGACCCAGACACATCTGCTCGCCCTCGCGGACCGCTTCGGCTGCGCCACCTTCCCGACGTGGGAGACGGGCAAGCACGTCGAGGTGTGGCACGACGGCGGCACCGTGCCCTACCTCGGCGCGGCGCCGGCCGACGGCCCCGGCATCGCGGAGTACACCCGCGTCAGCGAGGTCCTCGACGAGCTCGCCCGGACGGTGGACACCCAACAGCCTTGGCGCACACGCCGGTTCACGGAGTGGGACGCCCAGACGGCCGAGTCGTTCTTCCGTGCGCAGACCGACGACCCCGACGCCCGGCGCCGCCTGGCACTCGCCGTGCAGGGCCTGTGGTGCGCGGAGCCGTACGAGATCTCCCTGTTCCACGTGCTGTTCTACATCGCCGCCGCCGGCGGGTACGAGCAGCTCATGGAAACGCGGGGCTGCGCCCAGGACAGCCGTTTCGTCACCGGTGCGGCGGGTCCGGCCCGCGCCGTCGCCGACCTGCTCGGCGGGCGCGTCCGGCTCGGCGAGCAGGTGCAGTCGATCGAGTACGACGAGGGCGGCGTCCGCGTGAGGACGGCGTCCACCGTGTTCGAGGCCCGCAGGGCGATCGTCGCGCTGCCGCCTCAGGCGGTCCGCACCATCCGCTTCACCCCCGGGCTCCCCGTCAGCAGGGACGGCTGGCTGTCCCACAGTCCGATGGGACGCGTCGCCAAGGTCCACGCGGTGTACGACGACCCGTTCTGGCGGTCCGCCGGACTCTCGGGCGTCGCCACGCTCTACGACGACGGACCGGTCGGCGTCGTGTTCGACAACTCGCCGGACGACGCCTCCCGGGGCGTGCTCGTCGGCTTCGTGTACGGCGACCGCGTCAGCGACTGGAACGACCTCGACGACGCCCGCCGCCGCGCGGCCGTCCTGGCGAGCTTCACCACCGTCGTCGGGGAGCGCGCGGCACGCCCGCTCGACTACACGGAGAAGGTCTGGTCGCGGGACACTTTCGCGAGGGGCGGCTACGAGGCGTACGTAACTCCCGGCGGCTGGACGGGATACGGGCGTCGCGGCTGGCGGGAACCCACCGGGACCGTGCACTGGGCCGGAACGGAGACGGCTAGTGTGTGGAACGGCTACATCGACGGTGCCATTTCGTCGGGCCTGCGAGCGGCCGACGAGGTCGTGTCGGCACTCTCATCGCAAGCGGAAGGCTGA
- a CDS encoding TetR/AcrR family transcriptional regulator, with the protein MAKNTATAAPTERSGGDAARQPTRRERRTLRQEAAVNAAFTLAEREGVAGLTMRRLGQELDVDAAVLYRLFRDKDELLLAVCERTIETILDEIGEVPGDEPWQDTLRRVAEATWQVQTRFPAITVLTFARTTGGPCEARLVELQLATFTRSGLAPAEAVLYYRTFVDTALGLCAHSAALSSLDPEVREKDATAWTRVYAHLPADEYPATRAHIDQLGSVSQKALYDTAVEAVVSAIERAAGGG; encoded by the coding sequence ATGGCGAAGAACACCGCGACCGCGGCCCCGACCGAGCGGTCCGGGGGCGACGCCGCCCGGCAGCCCACGCGGCGGGAGCGCAGGACCCTGCGGCAGGAGGCAGCGGTGAACGCCGCGTTCACGCTCGCCGAGCGGGAGGGCGTCGCCGGCCTGACGATGCGCAGGCTGGGCCAGGAACTGGACGTCGACGCGGCCGTGCTCTACCGGCTGTTCCGTGACAAGGACGAGCTGCTCCTCGCCGTGTGCGAGCGCACCATCGAGACCATCCTCGACGAGATCGGCGAGGTGCCCGGCGACGAGCCCTGGCAGGACACGCTGCGCCGGGTCGCCGAGGCCACCTGGCAGGTGCAGACCCGCTTCCCGGCGATCACTGTGCTGACCTTCGCGCGCACCACGGGAGGGCCGTGCGAGGCCCGGCTGGTCGAGCTTCAGCTCGCCACGTTCACACGCTCGGGGCTCGCCCCCGCCGAGGCCGTCCTGTACTACAGGACCTTCGTCGACACCGCCCTCGGACTCTGCGCCCACTCCGCGGCGCTCAGCTCACTGGACCCCGAGGTGCGGGAGAAGGACGCCACCGCGTGGACGCGGGTCTACGCGCATCTGCCCGCGGACGAGTACCCGGCCACCCGGGCCCACATCGACCAGCTCGGCTCCGTCAGCCAGAAGGCCCTCTACGACACTGCGGTGGAAGCGGTCGTCTCCGCGATCGAGCGGGCCGCCGGCGGCGGTTGA
- a CDS encoding acyl-CoA dehydrogenase family protein: protein MPYPVRDALGLSAEQHDFIRLARDFAAAEIRPRARAVDDAQTESPLDLWDKAARTGLAAFMIPAEFGGGGVTDMVTQVLVQQELCHGDIGIGNLLTSSGFFADPVLELGTQAQKERWLRPLTTDTPPLTALAVTEPDHGSDAAGIRTRGVRDGDHYVLSGQKAWISNAPYAQRFVVFATVDPSLRARGVTAFVVDRDTPGLTVGRPMRKMGQRAIVNAEVFLDDVRVPAADRLGAEGQGFSGLMRTFDASRILIGASCAGLCRAALDLAVEYAQERVQFGVPIIEHQAVAFRLADMATRADTAHLVTMRAARLFDQGEKVTAESAMAKLTGSENAMFNTWAAVQTLGGWGYSQEFLAEKWMRDAKLEEIEEGTSDIQRLVISRALAKS, encoded by the coding sequence ATGCCCTACCCCGTACGCGACGCGCTCGGCCTGTCCGCCGAGCAGCACGACTTCATCCGGCTCGCCCGCGACTTCGCCGCCGCCGAGATCCGTCCCCGCGCCCGCGCCGTGGACGACGCCCAGACCGAGTCGCCGCTGGACCTGTGGGACAAGGCCGCCAGGACGGGCCTGGCCGCTTTCATGATCCCCGCGGAGTTCGGCGGCGGCGGAGTGACCGACATGGTCACCCAGGTGCTCGTCCAGCAGGAGCTGTGCCACGGCGACATCGGCATCGGGAACCTGCTGACCTCCAGCGGCTTCTTCGCCGATCCCGTCCTCGAACTCGGCACACAGGCGCAGAAGGAGCGGTGGCTGCGGCCGCTCACCACCGACACACCCCCGTTGACCGCGCTCGCCGTCACCGAACCCGACCACGGCTCGGACGCCGCCGGCATCCGCACCCGCGGGGTGCGCGACGGCGATCACTACGTGCTCAGCGGCCAGAAGGCGTGGATCTCCAACGCCCCCTACGCACAGCGGTTCGTCGTGTTCGCCACGGTCGACCCGTCGCTCCGCGCGCGCGGCGTGACCGCGTTCGTCGTCGACCGGGACACGCCCGGACTGACCGTGGGCAGGCCGATGCGCAAGATGGGGCAGCGCGCCATCGTCAACGCCGAGGTGTTCCTCGACGACGTACGCGTCCCCGCCGCAGACCGGCTCGGCGCCGAGGGCCAGGGATTCTCCGGGCTGATGCGCACCTTCGACGCCTCCCGGATCCTGATCGGCGCGTCCTGCGCGGGCCTGTGCCGGGCCGCTCTCGACCTGGCCGTGGAGTACGCCCAGGAACGCGTGCAGTTCGGCGTGCCCATCATCGAGCACCAGGCGGTCGCGTTCCGGCTCGCCGACATGGCGACCCGCGCCGACACCGCCCATCTGGTGACGATGCGCGCGGCACGCCTCTTCGACCAGGGCGAGAAGGTCACCGCCGAGTCGGCGATGGCGAAGCTGACCGGCTCGGAGAACGCCATGTTCAACACGTGGGCCGCCGTGCAGACACTGGGCGGCTGGGGCTACTCGCAGGAGTTTCTCGCCGAGAAGTGGATGCGGGACGCGAAGCTGGAGGAGATCGAGGAAGGCACCTCCGACATCCAGCGGCTGGTCATCTCCCGGGCGCTCGCGAAGTCATGA
- a CDS encoding TetR/AcrR family transcriptional regulator, which produces MTSIQGGAEDIADETATLADRARLVVLSAPISQREFADRVGMDPTALSKALRGNRRLQDHEVAAIAQVGKVSQRYLRTGAGRPPLARGGAGGGQPARRRADAVDADLRRAQILEATARLIARRGFHKVRVADIARACGTSTGTVHYHFPTKDHALRAALVFYADRFHARLEEEFRTADTTVEKLRRLIEVQLTTTDEDADEWSVWVQSWNEAILDPTLREGQKGVHVRWREIVLDLLRTCQQEGMAQGADTEAMASRFTSMVDGMAIQVLAGTGDMDAARMRELLLDAFEPYITLR; this is translated from the coding sequence ATGACGTCGATCCAAGGCGGGGCGGAGGACATCGCGGACGAGACCGCTACCCTCGCGGACCGGGCGCGGCTCGTGGTGCTTTCGGCGCCCATCAGCCAGCGGGAATTCGCCGACCGCGTGGGCATGGATCCCACCGCGCTGTCCAAGGCCCTGCGCGGCAACCGCCGTCTCCAGGACCACGAGGTCGCCGCGATCGCGCAGGTCGGCAAGGTGTCGCAGCGGTATCTGCGGACCGGCGCGGGAAGGCCGCCCCTCGCGCGCGGCGGAGCGGGTGGCGGGCAGCCGGCCCGCCGCCGCGCCGACGCCGTGGACGCCGACCTCCGCCGCGCCCAGATCCTGGAAGCCACCGCCCGCCTCATCGCCCGCCGCGGGTTCCACAAGGTACGGGTCGCCGACATCGCCCGCGCATGCGGTACCAGCACCGGAACCGTCCACTATCACTTCCCGACGAAGGACCACGCGCTGCGGGCCGCCCTCGTCTTCTACGCCGACCGCTTCCACGCGCGCCTCGAAGAGGAGTTCAGGACGGCCGACACCACCGTCGAGAAGCTGCGCCGGCTGATCGAGGTACAGCTGACGACGACCGACGAGGACGCCGACGAGTGGTCGGTGTGGGTGCAGTCGTGGAACGAGGCCATCCTCGACCCGACCCTCAGGGAAGGCCAGAAGGGGGTCCACGTCCGCTGGCGCGAGATCGTCCTCGACCTGCTGCGGACCTGCCAGCAGGAGGGGATGGCGCAGGGCGCGGACACGGAGGCCATGGCCAGCCGCTTCACCAGCATGGTCGACGGCATGGCCATCCAGGTCCTCGCGGGGACGGGCGACATGGACGCGGCACGGATGCGCGAGCTGCTGCTGGACGCCTTCGAGCCGTACATCACGCTGCGCTAG
- a CDS encoding acetate--CoA ligase family protein yields MTTLDVFRAPESVAVVGATDNPAKWGHWLARGAVAGAHRRRVHLVNTRGGQVLDHPALPDLDALPEVPDLVAFAVPAAALAGGVSQAVALGVPGLLAITAGVEDEAAIGDVIAASGTRLLGPNCLGLYDASSELALAWGRFTPGSLAIVSQSGQLGLEIAGMAASAGIGVSRFVSVGSQLDVSAAELLADLAHHEATRIVAVYLESFGDGERLLDALDHLREAGKPVLLLTVGASRAAQQAARSHTGSMTSGIDVVDAACRTVGAVRVDTPAQLVDTAQLLSRCAPVRGRRVAIVADSGGQGALAADTASRLGLTVAEFPPAVQERLADRLPPHAAVANPVDLAGAGEDDISTYASTPAVLADSSVTDAVVLSGYFGSYGRDIPEHQAAESQVARAIGSLAAERAIPVVVHSMAEHTETVQELHAAGVPTFADVEAALRAVATAHRFTQTPRPRAGRGPARERQVLPGSGYLAARRLLAGAGVPFPPAVGIAPGAPDPGGAMRSLSAPVVLKADWLEHKTEHRGVATGLVDTAALGAAYDDMVARLGSHGYVVEEMDRRTDVVEVIVAARRDPSFGPVVVVGAGGVQAELSQDLALELAPCSHDTAREVIRRLRSWPLLAGWRGKRPVDVDALAAVVVAVSELIADRGDIGEIELNPVRVSPDGALAVDALVIAVPTPDGPSTA; encoded by the coding sequence ATGACCACTCTCGACGTCTTCCGCGCCCCGGAGTCGGTCGCCGTCGTCGGCGCCACCGACAACCCGGCCAAGTGGGGCCACTGGCTCGCCCGGGGCGCCGTCGCGGGCGCGCACCGGCGCCGCGTGCACCTCGTCAACACGCGTGGCGGCCAGGTCCTCGACCACCCCGCCCTCCCTGACCTCGACGCGCTGCCCGAGGTTCCCGATCTCGTCGCCTTTGCCGTACCTGCCGCCGCCCTGGCCGGCGGTGTCTCCCAAGCCGTCGCGCTCGGTGTGCCCGGGCTGCTCGCGATCACCGCGGGCGTCGAGGACGAGGCCGCGATCGGTGATGTCATCGCCGCGAGCGGGACCCGGCTGCTCGGGCCGAACTGCCTCGGTCTCTACGACGCGTCGAGCGAACTGGCACTGGCCTGGGGCCGGTTCACGCCCGGCAGCCTCGCGATCGTGTCGCAGAGCGGACAGCTGGGCCTGGAGATCGCAGGGATGGCCGCGAGCGCCGGCATCGGTGTCTCCAGATTCGTCTCCGTCGGCAGTCAGCTCGACGTGAGCGCCGCCGAACTGCTCGCCGACCTGGCCCACCACGAAGCCACCCGCATCGTCGCCGTCTATCTGGAGAGCTTCGGCGACGGCGAGCGGCTTCTGGACGCCCTGGACCACCTGCGTGAGGCGGGCAAGCCGGTGCTCCTTCTGACGGTCGGCGCCAGCAGGGCCGCACAGCAGGCGGCCCGTTCGCACACCGGATCCATGACGTCGGGCATCGACGTCGTGGACGCCGCCTGCCGCACGGTCGGCGCAGTCCGCGTCGACACACCGGCCCAACTCGTGGACACAGCACAGCTGTTGAGCAGATGCGCGCCGGTTCGGGGGCGTCGGGTCGCGATCGTGGCCGACAGCGGCGGACAGGGGGCCCTCGCCGCGGACACCGCGTCGCGGCTCGGTCTGACCGTCGCCGAGTTCCCCCCGGCGGTCCAGGAGCGCCTCGCGGACCGGCTGCCGCCGCACGCAGCGGTCGCCAACCCTGTCGACCTCGCCGGCGCGGGCGAGGACGACATCTCCACGTACGCGTCGACACCGGCGGTCCTCGCCGACAGCTCGGTCACCGACGCCGTCGTACTCAGTGGCTACTTCGGCAGCTACGGTCGCGACATCCCCGAGCACCAGGCGGCCGAGTCGCAGGTCGCACGGGCCATCGGCTCCCTGGCAGCCGAGCGGGCGATTCCGGTCGTGGTCCACTCGATGGCTGAACACACCGAAACAGTGCAGGAGTTGCACGCGGCCGGGGTGCCGACCTTCGCCGACGTCGAGGCGGCGCTACGGGCGGTGGCGACGGCGCACCGCTTCACTCAGACACCCCGACCGCGCGCAGGCCGTGGGCCCGCGCGTGAGCGTCAAGTGCTTCCAGGCAGTGGGTATCTGGCCGCCCGACGGCTGCTGGCCGGCGCGGGAGTGCCGTTCCCGCCCGCGGTCGGGATTGCGCCGGGTGCGCCGGATCCTGGCGGCGCGATGCGGTCACTCTCGGCTCCGGTCGTACTCAAGGCCGACTGGCTGGAACACAAGACGGAGCACCGCGGTGTCGCGACCGGGCTGGTCGATACCGCCGCGCTCGGCGCCGCCTACGACGACATGGTGGCGCGGCTCGGGTCCCACGGGTACGTGGTCGAGGAGATGGACCGGCGCACCGACGTGGTAGAAGTGATCGTCGCCGCGCGACGCGACCCGTCGTTCGGTCCCGTCGTCGTGGTCGGCGCCGGCGGAGTCCAGGCCGAGCTCAGTCAGGACCTCGCGCTCGAACTCGCCCCCTGCTCCCACGACACCGCGCGCGAGGTGATCCGCCGGCTCCGGTCCTGGCCGCTGCTGGCCGGCTGGCGCGGCAAACGGCCGGTCGATGTCGACGCGCTGGCGGCGGTCGTCGTCGCGGTCTCCGAGCTGATCGCCGACCGTGGCGACATCGGCGAGATCGAGCTCAACCCGGTCCGCGTCTCACCGGACGGAGCCCTCGCGGTCGACGCCCTCGTCATAGCGGTACCGACGCCCGACGGCCCTTCCACTGCCTGA
- a CDS encoding carbon-nitrogen hydrolase family protein: MSRHLRLALVQAPAESFEQFAEGLRLRMKSPDAADLVVYPEAHLYSLGTASLSAEELYDAHAEPLDGPRGKALGALARELGIWLVPGTVLERDADGSVYNTAVVYNPDGELVASYRKIFTWRPYEPVCVGRDFVVFDIPGHGRVGLSICYDSWYPELTRHLAWMGAELVINVVQTPTAGRAQEIPVNQANAIVNQVWVASVNGAGPTAHGRSILVDPEGHVQVAAAGMEDVTLTSVVDFDRVAAARKYGTCGDSWPWDHFTAGDAPLELPLYNGRIDPATWRPAVSRETPHDLRPTGHTVFERPAAESGDE, encoded by the coding sequence ATGAGCCGCCATCTACGTCTTGCCCTCGTCCAGGCACCAGCGGAGTCCTTCGAGCAGTTCGCCGAGGGCCTGCGGCTGCGCATGAAGTCGCCCGACGCGGCCGACCTCGTCGTCTATCCCGAGGCGCACCTCTACTCACTGGGCACGGCCTCGCTTTCCGCCGAGGAGCTGTACGACGCCCACGCGGAGCCGCTGGACGGCCCGCGCGGCAAGGCGCTGGGAGCCCTGGCGCGCGAGCTGGGGATCTGGCTCGTGCCCGGGACGGTCCTCGAACGCGACGCGGACGGCAGCGTCTACAACACCGCCGTGGTCTACAACCCGGACGGCGAACTCGTCGCGAGCTACCGGAAGATCTTCACCTGGCGCCCCTACGAACCGGTCTGCGTCGGCCGGGACTTCGTCGTCTTCGACATACCCGGACACGGCCGCGTCGGCCTCTCGATCTGCTACGACAGCTGGTACCCCGAGCTCACCCGCCACCTCGCGTGGATGGGCGCCGAGCTGGTGATCAACGTGGTCCAGACGCCGACCGCGGGACGCGCCCAGGAAATCCCGGTCAACCAGGCCAACGCGATCGTCAACCAGGTCTGGGTGGCCAGCGTGAACGGCGCGGGCCCCACGGCCCACGGCCGCAGCATCCTCGTGGACCCCGAGGGACACGTCCAGGTCGCCGCCGCCGGCATGGAGGACGTCACACTGACCAGCGTCGTCGACTTCGACCGCGTCGCGGCCGCGCGAAAGTACGGGACCTGTGGGGACTCCTGGCCCTGGGACCACTTCACCGCCGGTGACGCCCCGCTGGAGCTGCCGCTCTACAACGGCCGCATCGACCCCGCCACCTGGCGGCCCGCCGTCTCCCGCGAAACCCCGCACGACCTGCGCCCCACCGGACACACGGTCTTCGAGCGCCCCGCCGCGGAGTCCGGCGATGAGTGA
- a CDS encoding phosphocholine-specific phospholipase C, translating into MTPISRRGFVALGAGIAAGAALPATRADAATTGTVKDVKHVVILMQENRSFDHYFGRLKGVRGFGDRSGITLSGGQPVFNQPNGLGRQYPWKLSSTPAAGGVDGETLAQCNGDLPHSWSSQHSAWNKGRLDHWVAGVGNVRSLGYLDRGDIPFHYALADNYTVCDAYFSSTLSATGPNRTYLWSGKVDSSSHDGGDESGLTWETYAEALQRAGVSWKVYQNANDNYGDNGLAYFSKIAGAEPGDPLHDRGMASVPAVTGSTPDDIAAAIKADALAGKLPQVSWVVANQAFSEHPYAPPGDGAHFVDLVHRALAASPEVFDSTVLFLNYDENDGFFDHVPPPSPPADTAGEFLDGTPFGLGFRVPMVVMSPWTKGGWVSSEVFDHTSVLRFMETWTTALGTPATCPNISAWRRKVTGDLTGVFDFTRPVYGMPSGLPATKVIGYDTCGPLPNPAPQTNALPTQEPGTRPARALPYQPNGNLDHFEFGAAGKILAWFSMANQGSPARSAAHLSIHPNAYRDTTPWQYTVDAGGTATDFFNIGTGSGAGAYDITMAGPNRFLRRFTGDATKVGKALEVAARYAVESGTGKMAIWFRMTNSGSVSAQFTITSNNYRTDGPWNYTVPAGGSTEDFFNAVANQNGWYDFTITSSTDTTWSRRYTGHIETGAASVSG; encoded by the coding sequence ATGACACCGATCAGCCGCAGGGGTTTTGTCGCGCTGGGCGCCGGGATCGCGGCCGGCGCCGCGCTGCCCGCCACCAGAGCGGACGCAGCCACCACGGGCACCGTCAAGGACGTCAAGCACGTGGTGATCCTCATGCAGGAGAACCGCAGTTTCGACCACTACTTCGGCCGCCTCAAGGGCGTCCGCGGGTTCGGCGACCGCAGCGGCATCACGCTCTCCGGCGGGCAGCCCGTCTTCAACCAGCCGAACGGGCTGGGCCGCCAGTACCCATGGAAACTCAGCTCCACCCCGGCCGCGGGCGGCGTGGACGGCGAGACGCTCGCCCAGTGCAACGGCGACCTGCCGCACAGCTGGTCCTCTCAGCACTCCGCGTGGAACAAGGGCCGGCTCGACCACTGGGTCGCCGGCGTCGGCAACGTGCGCAGCCTCGGCTACCTGGACCGCGGCGACATACCGTTCCACTACGCGCTGGCCGACAACTACACCGTCTGCGACGCCTACTTCAGCTCCACCCTCAGCGCGACCGGGCCCAACCGCACCTACCTGTGGAGCGGCAAGGTCGACAGCTCCAGCCACGACGGCGGCGACGAGTCGGGGCTGACCTGGGAGACGTACGCCGAGGCGCTCCAGCGGGCCGGTGTCAGCTGGAAGGTCTACCAGAATGCCAATGACAACTACGGCGACAACGGCCTCGCCTACTTCTCGAAGATCGCCGGCGCCGAGCCCGGCGACCCGCTGCACGACCGCGGCATGGCCTCCGTCCCCGCGGTGACCGGTTCCACGCCCGACGACATCGCCGCCGCGATCAAGGCGGACGCGCTGGCCGGCAAGCTCCCCCAGGTCTCCTGGGTCGTCGCCAACCAGGCGTTCTCCGAGCACCCCTACGCCCCGCCCGGCGACGGAGCCCACTTCGTGGACCTCGTCCACCGCGCCCTGGCCGCGTCCCCCGAGGTGTTCGACTCCACCGTCCTCTTCCTCAACTACGACGAGAACGACGGCTTCTTCGACCACGTGCCCCCGCCGTCACCTCCCGCCGACACCGCCGGCGAGTTCCTCGACGGAACCCCCTTCGGCCTCGGCTTCCGTGTCCCGATGGTCGTCATGTCCCCCTGGACCAAGGGCGGTTGGGTCTCCTCGGAGGTCTTCGACCACACATCCGTCCTGCGGTTCATGGAGACCTGGACGACCGCCCTCGGCACCCCGGCGACCTGCCCCAACATCAGCGCGTGGCGCCGCAAGGTCACCGGCGACCTGACCGGCGTGTTCGACTTCACCCGGCCCGTGTACGGAATGCCGTCCGGCCTGCCCGCCACCAAGGTCATCGGGTACGACACCTGCGGCCCCCTGCCCAACCCCGCGCCGCAGACGAACGCCCTGCCCACCCAGGAACCCGGAACCCGCCCCGCGCGCGCCCTCCCGTACCAGCCGAACGGCAACCTCGACCACTTCGAGTTCGGCGCCGCCGGCAAGATCCTCGCGTGGTTCTCCATGGCGAACCAGGGCTCCCCCGCGCGCAGCGCCGCCCACCTCTCCATCCACCCGAACGCCTACCGCGACACGACGCCGTGGCAGTACACAGTCGACGCCGGCGGCACGGCCACGGACTTCTTCAACATCGGCACGGGCTCCGGGGCGGGCGCGTACGACATCACGATGGCAGGGCCGAACCGCTTCCTGCGCCGCTTCACGGGCGATGCCACGAAGGTGGGCAAGGCGCTCGAGGTCGCCGCCCGGTACGCCGTGGAGTCCGGCACCGGCAAGATGGCCATCTGGTTCAGGATGACCAACTCGGGCTCCGTGTCGGCCCAGTTCACCATCACGTCGAACAACTACCGCACGGACGGGCCGTGGAACTACACGGTCCCCGCCGGCGGCTCGACGGAGGACTTCTTCAACGCCGTGGCGAACCAGAACGGCTGGTACGACTTCACGATCACATCCAGCACGGACACGACGTGGTCCCGCCGCTACACGGGCCACATCGAGACCGGCGCGGCGTCCGTCAGCGGCTGA